A portion of the Coriobacteriia bacterium genome contains these proteins:
- the efp gene encoding elongation factor P: MSVQPSNFKNGMCIKYNNKLCTIVEFQHVKPGKGGAFIRTKLKDVSTGRVVEYTFRPNDKFDDVRLETKEMEYSWTDGDTFYFMDPVTYEQPEVPAAIIGDNEKWLKEGDTCLAQYADGELINVEPPMFVELEITETEPGFKGNTVQSGTKPAVCETGAEIKVPLFLEIGDRVKIDTRDGRFVERL; this comes from the coding sequence GTGAGCGTTCAGCCCTCAAACTTTAAAAACGGCATGTGCATCAAGTACAACAACAAGCTTTGCACCATTGTCGAGTTCCAGCACGTCAAGCCCGGCAAGGGCGGTGCCTTCATTCGCACCAAGCTCAAGGACGTCTCTACGGGTCGCGTCGTCGAGTACACCTTCAGGCCCAACGACAAGTTTGACGATGTGCGTCTCGAGACCAAGGAGATGGAGTATTCCTGGACCGACGGTGACACGTTCTACTTCATGGACCCTGTGACCTACGAGCAACCCGAGGTCCCCGCGGCCATCATCGGCGATAACGAGAAGTGGCTCAAGGAGGGCGACACCTGCCTGGCACAATACGCCGACGGCGAGCTCATCAACGTCGAGCCTCCCATGTTCGTCGAGCTCGAGATCACGGAGACCGAGCCCGGCTTCAAGGGCAACACCGTCCAGAGCGGTACCAAGCCTGCCGTTTGCGAGACGGGCGCCGAGATCAAGGTTCCGCTCTTCCTCGAGATTGGCGACAGGGTCAAGATCGACACGCGCGACGGCCGCTTCGTCGAGCGCCTCTAA